One Symphalangus syndactylus isolate Jambi chromosome 20, NHGRI_mSymSyn1-v2.1_pri, whole genome shotgun sequence DNA segment encodes these proteins:
- the HEXIM1 gene encoding protein HEXIM1 — MAEPFLSEYQHQPQTSNCTGAAAVQEELNPERPPGAEERVPEEDSRWQSRAFPLLGGRPGPEGEGSLESQPPPLQTQACPESSCLREGEKGQNGDDSSAGGDFPPPAEVEPTPEAELLAQPCHDSEASKLGAPAAGGEEEWGQQQRQLGKKKHRRRPSKKKRHWKPYYKLSWEEKKKFDEKQSLRASRIRAEMFAKGQPVAPYNTTQFLMDDHDQEEPDLKTGLYSKRAAAKSDDTSDDDFMEEGGEEDGGSDGMGGDGSEFLQRDFSETYERYHTESLQNMSKQELIKEYLELEKCLSRMEDENNRLRLESKRLGGDDARVRELELELDRLRAENLQLLTENELHRQQERAPLSKFGD; from the coding sequence ATGGCCGAGCCATTCTTGTCAGAATATCAACACCAGCCTCAAACTAGCAACTGTACAGGTGCTGCTGCTGTCCAGGAAGAGCTGAACCCTGAGCGCCCCCCAGGCGCGGAGGAGCGGGTGCCCGAGGAGGACAGTAGGTGGCAATCGAGAGCGTTCCCCCTGTTGGGTGGCCGTCCGGGGCCGGAGGGGGAAGGGAGCCTGGAGTCCCAACCACCTCCCTTGCAGACCCAGGCCTGTCCAGAATCTAGCTGCCTGAGAGAGGGCGAGAAGGGCCAGAATGGGGACGACTCGTCCGCTGGCGGCGACTTCCCGCCGCCGGCAGAAGTGGAACCGACGCCCGAGGCCGAGCTGCTCGCCCAGCCTTGTCATGACTCCGAGGCCAGTAAGTTGGGGGCTCCTGCCGCAGGGGGAGAAGAGGAGTGGGGACAGCAGCAGAGACAGCTGGGGAAGAAAAAACATAGGAGACGCCCGTCCAAGAAGAAGCGGCATTGGAAACCGTACTAcaagctgagctgggaggagaagaaaaagttCGACGAGAAACAGAGCCTTCGAGCTTCAAGGATCCGAGCCGAGATGTTCGCCAAGGGCCAGCCGGTCGCGCCCTATAACACCACGCAGTTCCTCATGGATGATCACGACCAGGAGGAGCCGGATCTCAAAACTGGCCTGTACTCCAAGCGGGCCGCCGCCAAATCCGACGACACCAGCGATGACGACTTCATGGAAGAAGGGGGTGAGGAGGATGGGGGCAGCGATGGGATGGGAGGGGACGGCAGCGAGTTTCTGCAGCGGGACTTCTCGGAGACGTACGAGCGGTACCACACGGAGAGCCTGCAGAACATGAGCAAGCAGGAGCTCATCAAGGAGTACCTGGAACTGGAGAAGTGTCTCTCGCGCATGGAGGACGAGAACAACCGGCTGCGGCTGGAGAGCAAGCGGCTGGGTGGCGACGACGCGCGTGTGCGGGAGCTAGAGCTGGAGCTGGACCGGCTGCGCGCAGAGAACCTCCAGCTGCTGACCGAGAACGAACTGCACCGGCAGCAGGAGCGAGCGCCGCTTTCCAAGTTTGGAGACTAG